Within the Senegalia massiliensis genome, the region ATGCAAAAGTTGCTACAATTATTCTACCTTCAGCATCCATAAATATATCATTAAAAGTATTGCCAACTGTTTTTTCGCTCATTGTAGATCCTGTTCTCTCTACATTTGTACTATCTGCAAGTAACGCTAATACTCCTCTGCTTCCTAAATCAGCAAATCTATTTAAATCCATCATTTTACCATTTATAGGTGTATAATCAATTTTGAAATCACCTGTATGGACTATAGCACCTTCAGGTGTATGAATAGCTAATGCAACCGCATCTGGAATACTATGATTAACTCTTATATATTCTACAACCATAGAACCAAGTTTTGTCTTTTGTCCTGCTTTTACAATATTTAAGTTTGCATTTTTTATACCTTTTTCATTCAGTTTATTTTCTACTAATCCTAATGTTAATTTAGTTCCATAAACAGGTGCATTTATTTTTTGTAATACATATGGTAATGCTCCTATATGGTCTTCATGTCCATGAGTCAATACAATAGCTCTTATTTTTTCTTTGTTTTTTTCTAAATATGTTACGTCAGGTATTACTACGTCTATCCCTAACATTTCATCTTCAGGAAATATTACTCCACAATCTATTACTATAATGTCATTCTTATATTCAATAACCGTTATATTTTTTCCAACTTCATATAATCCTCCTAATGGGATTATTTTAACTTTAGGTGTTTGTTGTTTTCCCACCTTATCACTCTCCTTAATAAATCTACTATTATTGTATCGACATATTGACTTTAATAAAATTACTCCTATATAAAAAATTAACGCTACTTAAATATTTAATTTCTCTTTTCATTACATGATTCACAGTATCCAAAGAATTTTACATTATGATCTACTATTTTAAATTTACTTTCATTTTCAATTTTTTCTTCAAGATTATCCAATAAATCAATTTCAACTTCAAAAACTTCTCCACATTCTAAACATATTAAATGATGATGTTGATGATCATTAGTGTTAGTATTAAGTTCATATCTATTACAACCATCATTAAAATTTATTTTTCTAACAACTTCTAACTCATCTAATAGTTGTAAAGTTCTATATACAGTAGCAAGACCTACTTCTGGATATTTATCCTTAACCATATCATATACTTCTTCAGGACTAAGATGGCTACCTGTATTCTCTACAAATACATCATATATTACCCTTCTTTGAGTAGTAAGTTTATATCCTTTTTCTTTTAATTTTGTTCTCAACACTTCAAATAATGATTCCATTTAATCACCCGTTTCCCTTAAATATACTATAATCATATACTTTTATTAGTTGAATGTCAATATCAACTAATATTAATAATCAATTGATAATAATATCATTTATAATTTTCTATTCTTTTTCATCTAAAAGTTCTAAATATAATGTACTTACTTCATCAAACTCTTTTTGACTTTCAATCTCACATAAAAAAGATTCTCCATTTTCATCATAATCTACTTTTAATAAAAGAGATTCCTCCATATCATCTGGCTGTATTACAGCATACTCATCATCATCAACTTCAAAGAAATCAATTATTTCAAAATTATGCTCAACACCATTTTCATCTAAAAATTTAAATTTGTCCATTTCTCATTTCTCCTTTCTACTTATTGTATCCAAATAAGTCTGTAATATATATACTGCAGCTAATTTATCTACAACATTTTTTCTTTTTTTTCTGGAAACATCTGCTTCTATGAGAGTTTTTGTTGCAGAAACCGTAGACAATCTTTCATCTTGATATACTATATCTATATCAATATATTTTTTTAATTTTTCTGCAAATTTTTTTACTTTTTCTCCTTGAGGTCCTAAAGTATTATTCATATTTTTTGGAAGACCTATAACTATTTTTGATACATGCTTTTCATTTATTATTTCTACCATTTCTTCCAAATCTTTTTTTATACTTGTTCTTTTAATAGTTTTTATACCTTGAGCAGTAAATCCCAATGGATCACTTACAGCAACTCCAATGGTTTTATCACCTACATCTAGCCCTAATAATCTTCCCATTTAATCATTCCTTAAATTATTTTTATACAAAATTCACCACAATATTTTCCACAATAACCACATAATACGCATTTATTTAAATCTACAATTGATTTACTATTCTTTATACTTAATGCATTGTGTTTACATACACTTACACATTTTCCACATCCAATACACCATTCAGCTATATGAAGTTTCCTATTAGTATCTCTAATTTTCGCTTTTAAATTACTATCAATATATCTTTTATTTAATAAATTTATATTTGCATCTATTTCCGCTCTAGATTGAAGCCCTATAGCTATAGAATCTATTTCTTTTATATCTTGTACAAAGTTAAATGCCTCTTCAACGTTATTTAGTAGGTGTCCACCACCTAAAGGTTTCATTCCATATATACCCTTACCAATATTATGACATTTTTTAATTGCTTTTATCATATCTACAGTTGTTCCATCTTGAATTCCAATACCTAATTTGTTTATTATTGGGTGAACTACTTCTATTTCATCATATTTAAGTGCAGCTAAAACTCCCTCAACTCTATGAGTTGAAATTCCTATTGCTCTTATAAGTCCTTTTTCCTTAGCTTTCAAAAAATACTCTATTGCTTCAAAATGCCCTTTAATAGTATGTTCACTTTCTTGTTCATGTAACAAAAATAAATCTATGTAATCTGTATTTAATTCTCTTAAGGCCTTATCCAAACTCTCTTTTGCAGTATCTTTAGAGTATGAATAAGATTTTGTGGCTATAACAAATTCTTTTCTATTTATTTTCTCCAAAAATTTATTTATATGACCATAATTATTATATAATTCTGCAGTATCTAAAAAATTAATCCCTTTATCAAATCCATATTTAATAAGTTCTGCACCTTTTTCATATGAAAAATTTCTTTGAAGAGGACTAATAGTAAGCGATCCAAAACATAATCTAGATACTTCTATATTAGTATTTCCTAACTTAACCGTTTCCATATTTTCACCTATCTTTATTGTATCATATATTTCCAAAATATAATATATTTATAAAAAATAAAGCAGTATTTGATTTATCAAATACTGCTATTTTTATAATATTATTTATTCTTTAAATAATTTTTCAATAACTCTTCTAATAAATCATCTCTTTCCATTTTTCTAATTTTACTTCTAGCATTATTATGGCTTGTTATATAAGTAGGATCTCCAGATAAAATATAACCTATCATTTGATTTATAGGATTATAACCTTTTTCTTCTAATGCATGATATACATATACTAAAATATCCTCTGCTTTATTCTTATCATCTTCTGACACATTAAATTTCATTGTCTCATTTATATCACTCACAAAAAACACCCCTCTTTTTATAACAATCTTATAATATTATTATATATCAATAATACTCTTACTTCAATGAGATTTATTTATTTAATTGAGATTCCACTAATGATTTAACTAAATCTAAAGCTTCTTCAATTTTAGAAGGTTCATTTCCTCCAGCTTGAGCCATATTAGGCCTTCCACCTCCACCTCCTCCGGTTACTTTTGCAACTTCTCTTATTATATTGCCACAATGAATACCAGATTTAACTGCATCTTCAGTAGCAGTAGCTATAAAATTCACTTTTCCATTTTTTTCAGTAGATAAGACTATTACTGCCTTGTCTAACTTTTCTTTTATTTTATCTCCTAATTGTCTTAAGCCATCAATATCAATACCATCTATTTTCTTTGTTACTACATTTACATCATTTATATTATAAACATTCTCTAAAATATTATCTAATTTTGAATTTGCAAGTTTAGAATTAAGCCTATCTATTTCTTTCTGTAAGTTTCTTACTTCATTCATTATATCATGAGCCCTATCTATTAGATTATCTTTATTAGTTTTTAAAACCTCTGATAGAGTATTTAGTTTATCGTTAAGTGACAAATTAAATTCGTATGCTTTCCTTCCAGTTATTGCTTCAATTCTTCTAACACCTGATGCTATTCCTGATTCTGTTAATATTTTAAACATACCTATTTGACTAATATTATTAACATGAGTTCCACCACATAATTCAATTGTATAATCATTCATTTTTACTACTCTTACTTTTTCACCATATTTTTCATCAAATAATGCAGTTGCTCCCATATCTTTTGCCTTATCAATAGAAGTTTCTACCACTTCTACACCTAATGAATTCCAAATCTTTTCATTGACTTCTCTTTCTATTTTATTTAATTCTTCCTTAGTTAAAGATTCAAAATGAGTAAAGTCAAATCTAAGTCTATCATCTGTAACAAGAGAACCAGCCTGATTCACATGTTGTCCTAAGGTATTTTTCAATGCTTTGTGAAGCAAATGTGTTGCAGAATGATTTTTTGCTATATCTAGTCTTCTATCTCTATCTACATGTGCTTCTAAGTTATCTCCAACTTTCAAATATCCATGTTCTACTT harbors:
- a CDS encoding Fur family transcriptional regulator is translated as MESLFEVLRTKLKEKGYKLTTQRRVIYDVFVENTGSHLSPEEVYDMVKDKYPEVGLATVYRTLQLLDELEVVRKINFNDGCNRYELNTNTNDHQHHHLICLECGEVFEVEIDLLDNLEEKIENESKFKIVDHNVKFFGYCESCNEKRN
- a CDS encoding DUF1292 domain-containing protein, with translation MDKFKFLDENGVEHNFEIIDFFEVDDDEYAVIQPDDMEESLLLKVDYDENGESFLCEIESQKEFDEVSTLYLELLDEKE
- the ruvX gene encoding Holliday junction resolvase RuvX, with product MGRLLGLDVGDKTIGVAVSDPLGFTAQGIKTIKRTSIKKDLEEMVEIINEKHVSKIVIGLPKNMNNTLGPQGEKVKKFAEKLKKYIDIDIVYQDERLSTVSATKTLIEADVSRKKRKNVVDKLAAVYILQTYLDTISRKEK
- a CDS encoding aldo/keto reductase, whose product is MEIYDTIKIGENMETVKLGNTNIEVSRLCFGSLTISPLQRNFSYEKGAELIKYGFDKGINFLDTAELYNNYGHINKFLEKINRKEFVIATKSYSYSKDTAKESLDKALRELNTDYIDLFLLHEQESEHTIKGHFEAIEYFLKAKEKGLIRAIGISTHRVEGVLAALKYDEIEVVHPIINKLGIGIQDGTTVDMIKAIKKCHNIGKGIYGMKPLGGGHLLNNVEEAFNFVQDIKEIDSIAIGLQSRAEIDANINLLNKRYIDSNLKAKIRDTNRKLHIAEWCIGCGKCVSVCKHNALSIKNSKSIVDLNKCVLCGYCGKYCGEFCIKII
- a CDS encoding IreB family regulatory phosphoprotein; protein product: MKFNVSEDDKNKAEDILVYVYHALEEKGYNPINQMIGYILSGDPTYITSHNNARSKIRKMERDDLLEELLKNYLKNK